A window from Gymnogyps californianus isolate 813 chromosome 27, ASM1813914v2, whole genome shotgun sequence encodes these proteins:
- the ELK4 gene encoding ETS domain-containing protein Elk-4: MDSAITLWQFLLQLLQEPQNKNIICWTSNDGEFKLLQAEEVARLWGIRKNKPSMNYDKLSRALRYYYVKNIIKKVNGKKFVYKFVSYPEILNMDPLVVGRIEGDPEMTGFAEVSSAPKDVENCGKEKSQSCAKSSSRNDYIHSGLYSSFTLNSLNSSSVKLFRSIKIENPAEKLTEKKPAQDPTPSVIKFVTMPSKKPSSVPLLTVPEAPAPLPNLTTSFTPTPPISSVSPTLQVPSTPPSPPLSSNPDLDIDTDIESVASQQLEQAQSLQHQSPEPKEQDSSVLEKEFANHLSRSKKPKGLELAPTLVITGSDPSPLGILSPSLPTASLTPALFSQTPILLTPSPLLSSIHFWSTLSPVAPLSPARLQGANTLFQFPSVLNSHGPFTLSGLDGPSTPGPFSPDLQKT; this comes from the exons ATGGACAGTGCTATCACCCTGTGGCAGTTCCTCCTCCAACTCCTCCAAGAGCCTCAGAACAAGAATATCATCTGTTGGACCTCCAACGACGGGGAGTTCaaactgctgcaggcagaggaggtggcCAGACTCTGGGGAATCCGCAAGAACAAGCCCAGTATGAACTATGATAAACTCAGCCGTGCTCTCAGATACTATTATGTGAAG AATATCATTAAAAAAGTGAATGGTAAGAAGTTTGTGTACAAGTTTGTTTCTTATCCGGAGATTTTAAATATGGATCCACTTGTCGTGGGCCGTATAGAAGGAGACCCTGAAATGACTGGTTTTGCGGAAGTTAGCAGTGCTCCAAAGGATGTGGAAAACTGTGGGAAGGAGAAGTCTCAGTCATGTGCTAAATCCTCCAGCCGCAATGACTATATCCACTCAGGCTTGTACTCCTCTTTTACTCTGAACTCCCTGAACTCTTCCAGTGTAAAGCTCTTCAGGTCCATTAAGATTGAGAATCCAGCTGAGAAACTGACAGAGAAGAAACCCGCTCAGGATCCAACACCCTCTGTCATCAAGTTTGTAACCATGCCCTCCAAAAAGCCTTCATCTGTCCCCCTG TTAACTGTCCCTGAAGCTCCAGCACCTTTGCCAAACTTAACCACCAGCTTCACCCCAACTCCACCCATATCCTCAGTTTCTCCCACTCTGCAAGTTCCTTCCACACCCCCGTCGCCACCCCTGAGCTCTAATCCTGACCTGGACATTGACACGGACATAGAGTCCGTGGCTtctcagcagctggagcaggctcaGAGCCTTCAGCATCAATCCCCAGAGCCCAAAGAGCAGGATTCATCTGTGCTGGAGAAGGAATTTGCCAATCACCTCTCCAGatctaaaaaacccaaagggcTGGAGTTGGCTCCTACTCTCGTCATTACAGGCAGCGATCCAAGTCCACTGGGGATTCTGAGTCCCTCTCTCCCAACTGCTTCTCTTACTCCAGCACTTTTCTCTCAG ACTCCCATCTTGCTGACCCCAAGTCCCTTGCTCTCCAGTATTCACTTCTGGAGTACGCTAAGCCCAGTTGCTCCTCTCAGTCCCGCAAGGTTGCAAGGTGCTAATACACTCTTTCAG TTTCCATCAGTGCTGAACAGTCATGGCCCATTTACTCTGTCTGGACTGGATGGACCCTCTACCCCTGGCCCATTTTCCCCTGATCTACAGAAGACATAG
- the LOC127026346 gene encoding Krueppel-like factor 15, with protein sequence MVSVSCQELLPSLTSSSLLESFASALQRSMPPSLLPGHGSERASGHPEGSGHLLAGSTSHSEGIPLPLSGAKEEDAKPQVTVCEAHLRLPDFCSSLSQDFIPTLEEIEEFLREKAEFLKDEASELRPAGGKVEIRSEISLGSSGGQPVSSGVQEDVSNAAQPGGTADGSDQAVATGSIPVVLQIQPLQMDSGSPLAQGATGGVRVAQLVISLQGPNLSLLPPVQPPVTIMDQKYVKIAPLPVAMRPGAPGDLQELEATPKYQKAAPSLVRVHKCSHPGCGKMYTKSSHLKAHFRRHTGEKPYTCAWPNCGWRFSRSDELSRHKRSHSGVKPYQCAACEKKFARSDHLAKHVKIHRGQPYGQRTLQGGSRS encoded by the exons ATGGTCTCTGTGAGTTGCCAGGAGCTGCTACCCTCCTTAaccagctcttccctgctggAGAGCTTTGCCAGCGCTCTGCAACGCAGCATGCCGCCATCCCTTCTGCCGGGGCACGGCAGCGAGAGGGCGTCCGGCCACCCAGAAGGCTCTGGCCATCTCCTCGCAGGCAGCACCAGCCACTCCGAAGGCATCCCGCTCCCCCTGTCCGGTGCAAAGGAGGAAGACGCAAAACCCCAAGTCACCGTCTGCGAGGCTCACCTCAGGCTGCCTGacttctgcagcagcctctCCCAGGACTTCATTCCCACCCTGGAGGAGATTGAGGAGTTCCTAAGGGAGAAGGCCGAGTTCCTCAAAGACGAAGCAAGCGAGCTTCGCCCAGCTGGAGGGAAGGTCGAGATCAGATCTGAGATCAGCTTAGGTAGCTCTGGGGGACAGCCTGTCTCCAGTGGGGTTCAAGAAGATGTCTCAAACGCTGCTCAGCCTGGAGGGACAGCCGATGGTAGTGACCAGGCAGTAGCCACTGGGAGCATTCCTGTTGTCCTCCAGATCCAGCCTCTCCAGATGGACAGTGGCAGCCCGCTAGCACAGGGTGCTACAGGTGGTGTCAGGGTGGCCCAGCTGGTTATCAGCTTGCAGGGCCCAAAcctgtccctcctccctccGGTCCAGCCCCCTGTGACCATCATGGACCAAAAGTATGTCAAAATTGCCCCCCTGCCAGTCGCCATGAGGCCAGGGGCGCCGGGGGATTTGCAAGAGCTGGAGGCAACCCCCAAGTATCAGAAAGCCGCCCCTTCCCTCGTCCGCGTCCATAAGTGCTCGCACCCGGGCTGCGGCAAGATGTACACCAAGAGTTCCCACCTCAAGGCTCACTTCCGTCGGCACACCGGCGAGAAACCCTACACTTGTGCTTGGCCCAACTGTGGCTGGCG GTTTTCCCGGTCGGATGAGCTCTCCCGTCACAAGCGCTCCCACTCTGGTGTCAAGCCGTACCAGTGTGCCGCCTGCGAGAAGAAGTTTGCCCGCAGTGACCATTTAGCCAAACACGTGAAGATCCACCGGGGCCAGCCGTACGGCCAGCGGACACTTCAGGGCGGCAGCAGAAGTTAA